One Pseudomonas rhizophila DNA window includes the following coding sequences:
- a CDS encoding ABC transporter permease: protein MSRNGPFALLFHALVVVFMMAPLVVVCLVAFTPENTLSLPTTAFSLRWFRAVFERADFIDAFYNSLILAFSAASLATLIAVPAALAITRLEFPGRDFFNGLFLSPIIIPHLVLGVALLRLFALMGVNGSFTWLIFAHVLVITPYVLRLVLASAIGLDRSAEQAAQSLGAGRFTLFRQITLPMILPGVAGGWLLAFINSFDEVTLSIFVTSPATQTLPVRMYVYATESIDPMMAAVSALVIALTALTMILLDRVYGLDRVLVGKQ from the coding sequence ATGTCCAGGAACGGTCCTTTCGCCCTGTTGTTTCATGCCCTGGTGGTGGTGTTCATGATGGCGCCGCTGGTGGTGGTCTGTCTTGTTGCTTTCACCCCGGAAAATACCCTGAGCCTGCCGACCACGGCGTTTTCCCTGCGCTGGTTCCGTGCGGTGTTCGAACGCGCCGACTTTATCGATGCGTTCTACAACAGCCTGATCCTGGCATTCAGTGCGGCGTCGTTGGCGACGTTGATCGCGGTGCCGGCGGCGCTGGCGATCACACGGCTCGAATTCCCTGGCCGGGATTTTTTCAATGGCCTGTTCCTGTCGCCGATCATCATTCCACACCTGGTACTGGGTGTGGCGTTGCTGCGGCTGTTTGCGCTGATGGGCGTGAACGGCAGCTTCACCTGGCTGATCTTCGCCCATGTGCTGGTGATTACACCGTATGTACTGCGTCTGGTGCTGGCCTCGGCCATCGGCCTGGACCGCAGCGCCGAGCAGGCCGCGCAATCGCTAGGGGCCGGGCGCTTCACGCTGTTTCGGCAAATCACCTTGCCGATGATCCTGCCCGGGGTAGCAGGAGGCTGGTTGCTGGCGTTCATCAACAGCTTCGACGAGGTAACCTTGTCGATATTCGTCACTTCACCGGCCACGCAAACCCTGCCGGTGCGCATGTATGTCTACGCCACCGAATCCATCGACCCGATGATGGCGGCGGTGTCGGCGCTGGTCATCGCGCTCACGGCGCTGACCATGATTCTGCTCGACCGGGTCTATGGCCTGGATCGGGTTCTGGTGGGCAAACAATGA
- a CDS encoding (2Fe-2S)-binding protein, translating to MALLKRLAEGDRPALDFILDGKPAIGLLGDTLLTAVLTCSEHLRGSDFSAEPRAGFCLMGACQDCWVRLGDGRRVRACSTLLEAGQQITREPGRQP from the coding sequence ATGGCTCTGTTGAAACGACTGGCCGAAGGCGACCGCCCGGCATTGGACTTTATCCTCGACGGCAAACCGGCCATCGGTCTGCTGGGCGATACCCTGCTTACCGCTGTGCTGACCTGCAGTGAACACTTGCGCGGCAGCGACTTCAGCGCCGAGCCCCGGGCCGGTTTCTGCCTGATGGGCGCCTGCCAGGATTGCTGGGTCCGCTTGGGCGACGGCCGTCGCGTGCGCGCCTGCTCGACGCTACTTGAAGCCGGCCAGCAGATCACCCGCGAACCGGGGCGCCAGCCATGA
- a CDS encoding ABC transporter permease codes for MKLIDGMRRGRQGYLMSAPALAWYLGLLVIPLGLTLVLSFNVFDYGTGIDGDAYTLDHYASLLSDPYYYEIFLRTFWISALTTILCVLIGVPEAYILSRMGAPWRSIFLILILTPLLISVVVRAFGWSLLLGADGLVNQTLQAFGGSPMKLLYTPFAVVIALVHVMLPFMIIPVWTSLQKLDPAAEQAALSLGASQLTVMRKVVLPQIMPGVLSGTLIVFGLAASSFAIPGLLGGRRLKMVATLIYDQYLSELNWPMGAAIAVALLLLNLLIMLSWNRMIEGRYKKSLG; via the coding sequence ATGAAGCTGATCGATGGAATGCGCCGGGGAAGGCAAGGCTATCTGATGTCCGCGCCCGCCCTGGCCTGGTACCTGGGTCTGCTGGTCATTCCCTTGGGGCTGACGTTGGTGCTGTCGTTCAATGTCTTCGACTACGGCACGGGCATCGACGGGGACGCCTACACCCTCGACCACTACGCCAGCCTGCTGAGCGACCCGTACTATTACGAGATTTTCTTGCGCACATTCTGGATCAGCGCACTCACCACTATTTTGTGCGTGCTGATCGGCGTGCCCGAGGCTTATATCCTCAGCCGCATGGGCGCGCCGTGGCGCTCGATCTTCCTCATTCTGATTCTCACGCCGCTGCTGATTTCGGTGGTGGTGCGGGCCTTCGGCTGGAGCCTGCTGCTGGGTGCCGACGGGCTGGTCAACCAGACGCTGCAAGCCTTCGGCGGCTCACCGATGAAGCTGCTCTATACGCCGTTTGCCGTGGTCATCGCCCTGGTGCATGTGATGCTGCCATTCATGATCATCCCGGTCTGGACCTCGCTGCAAAAGCTCGATCCGGCCGCCGAACAGGCCGCGCTGTCCTTGGGCGCGAGCCAGTTGACGGTGATGCGCAAGGTCGTGCTGCCGCAGATCATGCCCGGCGTCTTGTCCGGCACCCTCATCGTGTTCGGCCTCGCCGCCAGTTCCTTCGCCATTCCCGGCCTGCTCGGTGGGCGCCGCCTGAAAATGGTCGCCACGCTGATCTACGACCAGTACCTGTCGGAGCTGAACTGGCCGATGGGCGCGGCCATTGCCGTCGCGCTGCTGCTGCTCAACCTGCTGATCATGCTGTCGTGGAACCGCATGATCGAAGGCCGCTACAAGAAGTCATTGGGGTAA